A stretch of the Lactuca sativa cultivar Salinas chromosome 9, Lsat_Salinas_v11, whole genome shotgun sequence genome encodes the following:
- the LOC111878651 gene encoding WAT1-related protein At4g15540 isoform X2 — translation MGVEETERGSFFYKDVLPFAAMVLVELMVVSGNTLYKSASANGINSYVFTFYVFFIGFIFILPLPFILHRRTSVPVPPINFSIVGKIFMLSVLISPTLSSIMSNLSPAFTFILAFFFRMESIDFRSYTSQAKIIGTIVSISGAIIATVYSGPSVLSNPISINWIVGGILLASQYFLLAFALVAQAKIMKEYPVDVMVVFVFGISGLFVAGVAGLVMAQDLDAWKLQPNLLLVTILYMGFSSGFLNVVIQIWTLRLKGPVYVAMFKPLTIVIAIVMGVLFLGDLLHLGSVMGGIIITVGFYGVVWGKAKEESPSSIQITAPLLQPHHNLEQGPCIH, via the exons ATGGGTGTTGAAGAAACAGAGAGAGGTAGCTTCTTTTACAAAGATGTATTACCATTTGCAGCAATGGTGTTGGTGGAATTGATGGTTGTTAGTGGCAACACACTCTATAAATCAGCATCTGCTAATGGAATCAACTCTTATGTCTTCACCTTCTATGTCTTCTTCATCGGCTTCATTTTCATCTTACCTCTCCCTTTCATCCTCCACAG AAGAACAAGCGTTCCAGTTCCACCCATCAATTTCTCGATTGTTGGGAAAATATTCATGCTTAGTGTCCTCAT TTCTCCGACTCTATCCTCGATCATGAGCAACCTCTCACCTGCGTTTACCTTCATTCTTGCCTTCTTCTTCAG GATGGAATCGATAGATTTCCGAAGCTATACAAGTCAAGCGAAAATCATAGGAACAATAGTGTCGATATCAGGAGCAATTATAGCGACAGTTTACAGTGGTCCTTCAGTTTTATCAAACCCGATTAGCATAAACTGGATTGTCGGAGGAATTTTACTCGCAAGTCAATATTTTTTACTTGCCTTCGCTCTGGTTGCCCAG GCGAAGATAATGAAAGAGTATCCGGTGGACGTGATGGTGGTGTTCGTATTCGGGATAAGCGGATTGTTTGTAGCAGGGGTTGCGGGATTAGTGATGGCACAAGATTTAGATGCTTGGAAACTACAACCTAATCTTCTTTTGGTCACTATACTATATATG GGGTTTTCTTCTGGATTCTTGAATGTTGTGATACAAATCTGGACGCTGCGATTGAAAGGCCCTGTGTACGTGGCGATGTTCAAGCCGTTAACGATTGTGATAGCGATTGTTATGGGCGTCTTGTTTCTCGGTGATTTGCTACATCTCGGAAG TGTTATGGGGGGCATTATAATAACAGTAGGGTTTTATGGAGTGGTATGGGGAAAAGCCAAAGAGGAATCTCCATCGTCCATTCAAATCACCGCTCCTTTGCTCCAACCACATCACAATCTTGAACAGGGTCCATGCATTCATTAA
- the LOC111878651 gene encoding WAT1-related protein At4g15540 isoform X1, whose amino-acid sequence MGVEETERGSFFYKDVLPFAAMVLVELMVVSGNTLYKSASANGINSYVFTFYVFFIGFIFILPLPFILHRRTSVPVPPINFSIVGKIFMLSVLMYLSQIFGYIGLKYSSPTLSSIMSNLSPAFTFILAFFFRMESIDFRSYTSQAKIIGTIVSISGAIIATVYSGPSVLSNPISINWIVGGILLASQYFLLAFALVAQAKIMKEYPVDVMVVFVFGISGLFVAGVAGLVMAQDLDAWKLQPNLLLVTILYMGFSSGFLNVVIQIWTLRLKGPVYVAMFKPLTIVIAIVMGVLFLGDLLHLGSVMGGIIITVGFYGVVWGKAKEESPSSIQITAPLLQPHHNLEQGPCIH is encoded by the exons ATGGGTGTTGAAGAAACAGAGAGAGGTAGCTTCTTTTACAAAGATGTATTACCATTTGCAGCAATGGTGTTGGTGGAATTGATGGTTGTTAGTGGCAACACACTCTATAAATCAGCATCTGCTAATGGAATCAACTCTTATGTCTTCACCTTCTATGTCTTCTTCATCGGCTTCATTTTCATCTTACCTCTCCCTTTCATCCTCCACAG AAGAACAAGCGTTCCAGTTCCACCCATCAATTTCTCGATTGTTGGGAAAATATTCATGCTTAGTGTCCTCAT GTATTTGTCTCAAATTTTCGGATATATTGGTCTGAAATACAGTTCTCCGACTCTATCCTCGATCATGAGCAACCTCTCACCTGCGTTTACCTTCATTCTTGCCTTCTTCTTCAG GATGGAATCGATAGATTTCCGAAGCTATACAAGTCAAGCGAAAATCATAGGAACAATAGTGTCGATATCAGGAGCAATTATAGCGACAGTTTACAGTGGTCCTTCAGTTTTATCAAACCCGATTAGCATAAACTGGATTGTCGGAGGAATTTTACTCGCAAGTCAATATTTTTTACTTGCCTTCGCTCTGGTTGCCCAG GCGAAGATAATGAAAGAGTATCCGGTGGACGTGATGGTGGTGTTCGTATTCGGGATAAGCGGATTGTTTGTAGCAGGGGTTGCGGGATTAGTGATGGCACAAGATTTAGATGCTTGGAAACTACAACCTAATCTTCTTTTGGTCACTATACTATATATG GGGTTTTCTTCTGGATTCTTGAATGTTGTGATACAAATCTGGACGCTGCGATTGAAAGGCCCTGTGTACGTGGCGATGTTCAAGCCGTTAACGATTGTGATAGCGATTGTTATGGGCGTCTTGTTTCTCGGTGATTTGCTACATCTCGGAAG TGTTATGGGGGGCATTATAATAACAGTAGGGTTTTATGGAGTGGTATGGGGAAAAGCCAAAGAGGAATCTCCATCGTCCATTCAAATCACCGCTCCTTTGCTCCAACCACATCACAATCTTGAACAGGGTCCATGCATTCATTAA
- the LOC111878700 gene encoding putative pentatricopeptide repeat-containing protein At5g52630 translates to MLHIPQRCLQEGIQLRFEQNYRNVCDLLLSVTRSRTLPKGLQLHGHIIKLGFQIIPLVSHYLINFYSKTQLPIDSQRVFNETHIKSSTTWSSIISSFAQNELPILALEYFKKMVDYGVRPDDHIFPSATKASAILSNYNVGRSVHCLALKTGYGFDVFVASSVVDMYAKCGKIEDARNMFDEMPMRNVVSWSGMIYGYAQLGEHEEALWLFKQALFEKLEVNDFTFTSVIRVCGNTTLLGLGQQLHGLSLKLSFDSSSFIGSALISMYSKCGIIKPAYQIFQETPVKNLGMWNAMLIACAQHSHTNKAFELFQEMETSGMKPNFITFLCTLYACSHSGLVEKGKYYFNLMKHYKIEPTDQHYASMVDIFGRANKLDEALSIIKEMPIKPTECVWGALLTGCRLHGNTELAAYAADKVFELGPVSSGMHVLLSNAYASVGRYEEAARARKMLRDTGVKKETGLSWVEEGNMVHTFAAGDRRHLRSKEIYEKLEDLEDEMVEAGYVADTSYVLREVGGEEKSMAIRYHSERLAIAFALITFKDKRPIRVMKNLRICGDCHTAIKFMSKCCGRVIIVRDNNRFHRFEDGKCSCSDYW, encoded by the coding sequence ATGCTTCATATTCCCCAACGATGTCTGCAAGAAGGAATCCAGTTGAGATTTGAACAAAATTACAGAAACGTATGTGACCTCCTTCTTTCTGTAACCCGATCAAGAACACTCCCTAAAGGACTACAACTCCATGGTCATATTATCAAATTAGGCTTTCAAATAATCCCACTCGTTTCtcactatttaattaatttctacTCAAAAACCCAGCTCCCAATCGACTCCCAGCGAGTTTTCAACGAAACCCATATCAAATCATCAACCACTTGGAGTTCCATTATCTCTTCTTTCGCCCAGAATGAGCTCCCTATTCTTGCACTTGAGTATTTTAAGAAGATGGTCGATTATGGTGTTCGACCAGATGACCATATTTTCCCGAGTGCCACGAAAGCCTCTGCTATTCTTTCAAACTATAACGTCGGGAGGTCAGTGCACTGTCTTGCCTTGAAAACTGGGTATGGTTTTGATGTGTTCGTCGCCAGTTCGGTGGTGGACATGTATGCGAAATGTGGGAAGATTGAAGACGCACGTAACATGTTCGACGAAATGCCTATGAGAAATGTAGTTTCTTGGAGTGGGATGATTTATGGGTATGCGCAGTTGGGCGAACATGAAGAAGCTCTATGGCTTTTCAAGCAAGCTTTATTTGAGAAATTGGAGGTTAACGATTTCACATTCACAAGTGTCATTCGAGTTTGTGGCAACACAACACTACTCGGACTAGGTCAGCAGCTACATGGGCTATCTTTGAAATTGAGCTTCGATTCATCAAGCTTCATAGGAAGTGCTCTAATCTCTATGTATTCAAAATGTGGAATCATCAAACCAGCTTATCAGATTTTCCAAGAAACACCCGTCAAGAACTTAGGAATGTGGAACGCAATGCTCATAGCATGTGCTCAACATTCACATACAAATAAAGCCTTTGAATTATTCCAAGAAATGGAAACAAGTGGCATGAAACCAAATTTCATAACTTTTCTTTGTACACTCTATGCATGTAGCCATTCAGGACTAGTGGAAAAGGGCAAGTATTATTTCAACCTAATGAAACACTACAAGATTGAGCCAACTGATCAGCATTATGCTTCAATGGTGGACATATTTGGAAGAGCTAATAAACTAGATGAAGCACTCTCGATTATAAAAGAAATGCCAATCAAACCCACAGAATGTGTATGGGGGGCATTATTGACCGGATGTAGACTCCATGGAAATACAGAATTAGCAGCTTATGCTGCTGACAAAGTGTTTGAATTAGGTCCTGTTAGTTCAGGCATGCATGTTTTATTATCTAATGCTTATGCTTCTGTTGGAAGATATGAAGAGGCTGCAAGAGCCAGAAAGATGTTAAGGGACACAGGGGTAAAAAAGGAAACTGGTTTAAGCTGGGTTGAGGAGGGTAATATGGTCCATACTTTTGCTGCAGGGGACAGGCGACATTTAAGATCAAAAGAGATTTATGAAAAGTTGGAGGATTTAGAAGATGAGATGGTGGAAGCTGGTTATGTTGCTGATACGAGTTATGTGTTGAGAGAAGTTGGTGGTGAAGAGAAAAGTATGGCGATTAGATATCATAGTGAAAGATTAGCAATTGCATTTGCTTTAATTACATTTAAGGACAAAAGACCTATTAGGGTTATGAAGAATTTGAGGATTTGTGGTGATTGTCACACTGCAATAAAGTTTATGTCAAAATGTTGTGGTAGAGTGATTATTGTTAGGGATAATAATAGATTTCATCGGTTTGAAGATGGGAAATGTTCGTGTAGTGATTATTGGTGA
- the LOC111878637 gene encoding zinc finger CCCH domain-containing protein 30 gives MFCFKNYYRKLSDSTMNQLTVETNDTFATLLEHAANNDINGFTKLIEQDPSTIDEVGLWYERQKCSKQMVLEHRTPLMVASMYGSIDVLKLILSLSKSNVNRSTGADKTTALHCAAASGSPNAADVIKLLLSEGADPYLIDVNGLRPVDMIVVSPKFPNTKNTLKELLATNETEFTDLPSSPKISLNDGKREYPVDPSLPDIKNGIYSTDEFRIYSFKIQPCSRAYSHDWTECPFVHPGENARRRDPRKFHYSCVPCPDFRKGACRRGDMCEYAHGVFECWLHPAQYRTRLCKDGTSCNRRVCFFAHTQDELRPLYPSPRAMSSLEFAAAMSLIPGSPSSFTPPMSPSANAMSNWQQSSVPNVPSLLLPGSNLQSSRLRSSLNARDQDLSMFLQRSSHNQTVLEDLFANETLSPRFSDQSSMFSPRNNSSVFNAFQQQQGMLAPINTNYTGQSMSPRSMEAISPMSSRVSKLARENQNQHQQPFRSLSSRELGSKSNTGSSVDPWSKWDSSGSGKADWAVNADDFGKVRRSSSFREDADVSWVQNEQPQTHEVNESEIEQMDESVLSAWIEQMQLDQLVALKKLS, from the exons ATGTTCTGCTTCAAAAACTACT ATAGAAAGCTATCCGACTCAACGATGAACCAGTTGACTGTGGAGACCAACGACACTTTTGCTACATTGCTTGAACATGCAGCCAATAATGATAtcaacggttttacaaaactaATCGAGCAAGACCCCTCCACCATTGACGAGGTTGGATTATGGTACGAACGTCAAAAGTGCTCAAAACAAATGGTTCTTGAACACAGAACTCCATTAATGGTGGCTTCAATGTATGGAAGCATCGATGttttgaaattgattctttctttATCTAAATCCAATGTGAATCGTTCAACTGGTGCTGATAAAACCACCGCCCTTCACTGTGCTGCCGCCAGTGGATCACCCAATGCCGCCGATGTCATCAAACTTCTCTTATCAGAAGGCGCCGACCCATATTTAATCGATGTTAATGGGTTACGACCCGTGGATATGATCGTCGTCTCTCCAAAGTTTCcaaataccaaaaataccctcaAAGAACTTCTTGCAACAAATGAAACCGAATTTACGGATTTACCCTCGTCCCCGAAAATATCACTGAACGACGGTAAACGGGAGTACCCGGTTGACCCTTCTTTACCCGATATAAAAAACGGGATCTATTCAACAGACGAGTTTAGAATATATTCGTTTAAGATCCAGCCATGTTCGCGTGCTTACTCACATGATTGGACCGAATGCCCATTTGTCCACCCGGGCGAAAACGCGCGTAGGCGGGACCCACGGAAGTTCCATTACAGCTGTGTCCCGTGTCCCGATTTTAGAAAAGGCGCGTGTAGAAGAGGCGATATGTGCGAATACGCACACGGGGTATTCGAGTGTTGGCTCCACCCGGCTCAATACCGGACCCGGTTATGTAAAGACGGGACAAGTTGTAACCGCCGGGTTTGTTTCTTTGCTCACACACAAGACGAGCTTCGACCATTATACCCCTCGCCTCGGGCCATGTCATCATTGGAATTTGCAGCCGCCATGAGCTTGATTCCAGGGTCACCTTCGTCATTTACACCGCCCATGTCCCCGTCAGCAAACGCGATGTCAAATTGGCAACAATCAAGTGTCCCGAATGTCCCGTCTTTGCTTTTACCGGGAAGTAATCTTCAATCGAGTCGATTAAGGTCATCATTAAATGCAAGAGATCAAGATTTGAGTATGTTTTTACAAAGATCGAGTCATAATCAAACGGTGTTAGAGGATTTATTTGCAAACGAAACCTTGTCTCCTCGTTTTTCGGATCAATCATCGATGTTTTCTCCTAGGAACAATTCGTCGGTTTTTAACGCGTTTCAACAACAACAAGGAATGTTGGCTCCTATAAACACGAATTATACGGGTCAGTCGATGTCACCTCGGAGTATGGAAGCGATTTCACCGATGAGTTCACGGGTTTCAAAGTTGGCCCGAGAGAATCAAAATCAACATCAACAACCGTTTCGAAGTTTGAGCTCACGGGAACTTGGGTCAAAGTCAAACACGGGTTCTTCTGTTGACCCGTGGTCAAAGTGGGATTCTTCGGGTAGTGGGAAAGCTGACTGGGCGGTTAATGCGGATGATTTTGGGAAAGTTAGAAGGTCGTCTTCGTTTAGGGAGGATGCTGACGTGTCATGGGTTCAGAATGAACAGCCTCAGACACATGAAGTGAACGAAAGTGAAATTGAGCAAATGGATGAATCGGTTCTTTCAGCATGGATTGAGCAAATGCAGCTTGATCAACTTGTGGCTCTAAAGAAGTTAAGCTAG